One Papaver somniferum cultivar HN1 unplaced genomic scaffold, ASM357369v1 unplaced-scaffold_76, whole genome shotgun sequence genomic window carries:
- the LOC113344295 gene encoding ankyrin repeat-containing protein ITN1-like isoform X1 — MASSSSETTLLKLLESQAKHMESQVNYQQQMLTILTSVDNKLSALINHNDGTTVEVGNNPASDSGQQVKDEGNHSRHYVIPEHQQLYDAAKDGNWGWAEQFFRDHPGMMTVEITNDQELALHIAADHTKWEFVENLIQLMPPEALDRKDSKHGFTALHTTAMEGNTKVAELMVGKNGTLTQIRDKRGRVPLHTAAKYVSDGQTELLKYLYQASDKEVFADPLGASLLCDLIDSNFYEIDLSLLQRFPHLVTEKTEDSGACALEVLVRRPFSFRSGNKTAWWQNRIYPFLQMDTTAPDEPGRSTACQMDPTAPTDLPRNTGSRTDTAASSDLGNSTGQLDGMSSNDNSRFTVLQVGLASPNDLGSNLVFQVSTIAPNGISSSTVIQVDAATPNELGRNTILELDIAAPSNLGSNTVLQMDLTVSSNDLCSTAVPQVGAPDNERGSSTVLQVDTTTPDNFDRSTVPQADTTTDSDLDRAGTENRLTGSSMNFLTMCRETISKLILVHPVTCLTRVPLIKKLRKQKLINKQASELVSSMLEQIDLTKNKSDVLDFFKTSSLMKTAIKNGTTEVVELCLEKFPYLIWSEMEGQSMVQIAVRERNEKVFNFLCKKSEEDMDELNHRIDGRGNSILHHAANIAPSTQLNLVSGAALQMQREMQWFKAVEFILLERYRRVRNKEGYTAQQIFIDEHKGLVKEGEKWMRYTSQSCMLVATLISTVVFAAAFTVPGGSYNDANRNINGLPILLNKNSFIVFAITDALALFSSITSILMFLAILTSRYSEEDFLRALPQKFILGLSTLFFSLATMMISFGSAVNIMVCQRLAWIIVPIAMLGCIPVTLFVWLLFPLFVEMIHSTYWPTKLHQRTTKRKVN, encoded by the exons ATGGCTAGTAGTAGTTCTGAAACAACTCTTTTAAAACTTCTGGAATCTCAAGCAAAACATATGGAATCTCAAGTGAATTATCAACAACAAATGTTAACGATTTTAACCAGTGTTGATAATAAATTATCAGCACTAATAAATCATAATGATGGAACGACTGTTGAAGTTGGTAATAACCCCGCATCAGACTCTGGACAGCAAG TCAAAGACGAAGGGAATCATTCAAGACACTATGTTATCCCGGAACACCAGCAACTATATGACGCGGCAAAAGATGGCAACTGGGGATGGGCTGAGCAATTTTTCAGAGATCATCCAGGGATGATGACGGTAGAAATCACAAACGATCAAGAATTAGCATTGCATATAGCTGCAGATCATACAAAGTGGGAGTTTGTGGAAAACCTTATACAACTCATGCCACCAGAAGCACTTGACCGAAAGGATAGTAAGCATGGGTTCACAGCACTTCACACCACTGCCATGGAAGGAAACACCAAAGTTGCTGAATTGATGGTGGGCAAAAATGGCACTTTGACACAAATACGTGATAAGCGTGGAAGAGTGCCACTCCACACAGCTGCAAAGTATGTTTCTGATGGACAAACTGAGCTTTTGAAATATCTTTATCAGGCCTCTGACAAAGAAGTCTTCGCCGATCCTCTTGGTGCTTCCCTCCTGTGTGATTTAATTGATTCTAATTTCTACG AAATCGATTTGTCTCTTCTGCAACGATTTCCTCACTTAGTCACTGAGAAGACCGAAGACTCTGGTGCATGTGCACTAGAAGTGCTTGTTCGGAGACCATTTTCCTTTCGAAGTGGAAATAAGACAGCATGGTGGCAGAACCGTATCTACCCTT TTCTTCAAATGGATACGACAGCCCCTGATGAACCTGGCAGAAGTACAGCTTGTCAAATGGACCCTACGGCTCCTACAGACCTTCCTAGAAATACAGGAAGTCGAACGGACACAGCGGCTTCTAGTGACCTTGGCAATAGTACAGGTCAACTGGATGGAATGTCCTCGAATGACAATAGCAGATTTACGGTTCTTCAAGTTGGTTTGGCATCTCCAAATGACCTTGGCAGTAACCTAGTTTTTCAAGTGTCTACCATCGCACCTAATGGAATTAGCAGCAGCACAGTTATTCAAGTGGATGCAGCAACCCCTAATGAACTTGGCAGAAATACAATTCTTGAATTGGACATAGCGGCACCTTCTAACCTTGGGAGCAATACAGTTCTTCAAATGGACTTAACCGTTAGTAGTAATGACCTTTGCAGTACAGCAGTTCCTCAAGTGGGGGCTCCTGATAACGAACGCGGAAGCAGTACGGTTCTTCAAGTGGACACGACGACTCCTGATAACTTTGACAGAAGTACAGTTCCTCAAGCTGACACGACGACTGACAGTGACCTTGACAGAGCAGGCACAGAGAACCGCCTTACGGGAAGCTCTATGAATTTTTTGACAATGTGTCGAGAAACTATTTCAAAGCTCATCCTGGTCCACCCCGTCACTTGCTTAACTCGAG TTCCTCTTATTAAAAAACTTCGCAAGCAGAAGTTAATTAACAAACAAGCCTCTGAATTGGTGTCTAGTATGTTAGAACAAATAGATCTGACGAAGAACAAGTCAgatgttttagatttttttaaaacATCTAGCCTCATGAAGACAGCTATAAAAAACGGAACAACTGAAGTTGTAGAACTGTGTCTCGAGAAATTCCCTTACCTAATTTGGTCTGAAATGGAGGGGCAATCAATGGTGCAGATTGCTGTTAGAGAAAGAAATGAAAAAGTATTTAATTTCCTATGCAAAAAGAGCGAGGAAGATATGGATGAACTGAATCACAGAATTGATGGAAGAGGGAACTCTATCTTACACCACGCTGCTAATATAGCACCCTCTACCCAATTAAACTTGGTCTCTGGGGCTGCTCTTCAGATGCAACGAGAAATGCAGTGGTTCAAG GCGGTGGAATTTATTTTGCTTGAGAGGTACAGGCGAGTGAGAAACAAAGAAGGATATACTGCTCAACAGATATTTATCGACGAACACAAAGGCTTGGTGAAAGAAGGAGAAAAATGGATGAGATACACGTCACAATCATGTATGTTAGTAGCAACACTTATCTCCACAGTAGTGTTCGCAGCCGCTTTTACTGTACCTGGTGGTAGTTACAATGATGCTAACAGAAACATCAATGGCCTCCCAATCCTTCTGAATAAGAATTCATTTATTGTCTTTGCAATAACAGATGCCTTAGCTCTCTTCTCTTCCATTACATCTATTCTTATGTTTTTAGCCATCCTTACATCAAGATAttcagaagaagattttcttagaGCACTACCACAAAAGTTTATCCTAGGTCTCTCAACTCTCTTCTTTTCATTAGCCACCATGATGATATCCTTTGGTTCAGCAGTAAATATTATGGTTTGCCAGAGATTGGCATGGATTATAGTTCCTATAGCAATGCTTGGTTGTATACCAGTGACATTGtttgtgtggttgttatttccATTGTTTGTTGAAATGATTCATTCTACGTATTGGCCTACGAAACTTCATCAAAGAACTACCAAGCGTAAGGTTAATTGA
- the LOC113344295 gene encoding uncharacterized protein LOC113344295 isoform X2: MASSSSETTLLKLLESQAKHMESQVNYQQQMLTILTSVDNKLSALINHNDGTTVEVGNNPASDSGQQVKDEGNHSRHYVIPEHQQLYDAAKDGNWGWAEQFFRDHPGMMTVEITNDQELALHIAADHTKWEFVENLIQLMPPEALDRKDSKHGFTALHTTAMEGNTKVAELMVGKNGTLTQIRDKRGRVPLHTAAKYVSDGQTELLKYLYQASDKEVFADPLGASLLCDLIDSNFYEIDLSLLQRFPHLVTEKTEDSGACALEVLVRRPFSFRSGNKTAWWQNRIYPFLQMDTTAPDEPGRSTACQMDPTAPTDLPRNTGSRTDTAASSDLGNSTGQLDGMSSNDNSRFTVLQVGLASPNDLGSNLVFQVSTIAPNGISSSTVIQVDAATPNELGRNTILELDIAAPSNLGSNTVLQMDLTVSSNDLCSTAVPQVGAPDNERGSSTVLQVDTTTPDNFDRSTVPQADTTTDSDLDRAGTENRLTGSSMNFLTMCRETISKLILVHPVTCLTRVPLIKKLRKQKLINKQASELVSSMLEQIDLTKNKSDVLDFFKTSSLMKTAIKNGTTEVVELCLEKFPYLIWSEMEGQSMVQIAVRERNEKVFNFLCKKSEEDMDELNHRIDGRGNSILHHAANIAPSTQLNLVSGAALQMQREMQWFKASEKQRRIYCSTDIYRRTQRLGERRRKMDEIHVTIMYVSSNTYLHSSVRSRFYCTWW, from the exons ATGGCTAGTAGTAGTTCTGAAACAACTCTTTTAAAACTTCTGGAATCTCAAGCAAAACATATGGAATCTCAAGTGAATTATCAACAACAAATGTTAACGATTTTAACCAGTGTTGATAATAAATTATCAGCACTAATAAATCATAATGATGGAACGACTGTTGAAGTTGGTAATAACCCCGCATCAGACTCTGGACAGCAAG TCAAAGACGAAGGGAATCATTCAAGACACTATGTTATCCCGGAACACCAGCAACTATATGACGCGGCAAAAGATGGCAACTGGGGATGGGCTGAGCAATTTTTCAGAGATCATCCAGGGATGATGACGGTAGAAATCACAAACGATCAAGAATTAGCATTGCATATAGCTGCAGATCATACAAAGTGGGAGTTTGTGGAAAACCTTATACAACTCATGCCACCAGAAGCACTTGACCGAAAGGATAGTAAGCATGGGTTCACAGCACTTCACACCACTGCCATGGAAGGAAACACCAAAGTTGCTGAATTGATGGTGGGCAAAAATGGCACTTTGACACAAATACGTGATAAGCGTGGAAGAGTGCCACTCCACACAGCTGCAAAGTATGTTTCTGATGGACAAACTGAGCTTTTGAAATATCTTTATCAGGCCTCTGACAAAGAAGTCTTCGCCGATCCTCTTGGTGCTTCCCTCCTGTGTGATTTAATTGATTCTAATTTCTACG AAATCGATTTGTCTCTTCTGCAACGATTTCCTCACTTAGTCACTGAGAAGACCGAAGACTCTGGTGCATGTGCACTAGAAGTGCTTGTTCGGAGACCATTTTCCTTTCGAAGTGGAAATAAGACAGCATGGTGGCAGAACCGTATCTACCCTT TTCTTCAAATGGATACGACAGCCCCTGATGAACCTGGCAGAAGTACAGCTTGTCAAATGGACCCTACGGCTCCTACAGACCTTCCTAGAAATACAGGAAGTCGAACGGACACAGCGGCTTCTAGTGACCTTGGCAATAGTACAGGTCAACTGGATGGAATGTCCTCGAATGACAATAGCAGATTTACGGTTCTTCAAGTTGGTTTGGCATCTCCAAATGACCTTGGCAGTAACCTAGTTTTTCAAGTGTCTACCATCGCACCTAATGGAATTAGCAGCAGCACAGTTATTCAAGTGGATGCAGCAACCCCTAATGAACTTGGCAGAAATACAATTCTTGAATTGGACATAGCGGCACCTTCTAACCTTGGGAGCAATACAGTTCTTCAAATGGACTTAACCGTTAGTAGTAATGACCTTTGCAGTACAGCAGTTCCTCAAGTGGGGGCTCCTGATAACGAACGCGGAAGCAGTACGGTTCTTCAAGTGGACACGACGACTCCTGATAACTTTGACAGAAGTACAGTTCCTCAAGCTGACACGACGACTGACAGTGACCTTGACAGAGCAGGCACAGAGAACCGCCTTACGGGAAGCTCTATGAATTTTTTGACAATGTGTCGAGAAACTATTTCAAAGCTCATCCTGGTCCACCCCGTCACTTGCTTAACTCGAG TTCCTCTTATTAAAAAACTTCGCAAGCAGAAGTTAATTAACAAACAAGCCTCTGAATTGGTGTCTAGTATGTTAGAACAAATAGATCTGACGAAGAACAAGTCAgatgttttagatttttttaaaacATCTAGCCTCATGAAGACAGCTATAAAAAACGGAACAACTGAAGTTGTAGAACTGTGTCTCGAGAAATTCCCTTACCTAATTTGGTCTGAAATGGAGGGGCAATCAATGGTGCAGATTGCTGTTAGAGAAAGAAATGAAAAAGTATTTAATTTCCTATGCAAAAAGAGCGAGGAAGATATGGATGAACTGAATCACAGAATTGATGGAAGAGGGAACTCTATCTTACACCACGCTGCTAATATAGCACCCTCTACCCAATTAAACTTGGTCTCTGGGGCTGCTCTTCAGATGCAACGAGAAATGCAGTGGTTCAAG GCGAGTGAGAAACAAAGAAGGATATACTGCTCAACAGATATTTATCGACGAACACAAAGGCTTGGTGAAAGAAGGAGAAAAATGGATGAGATACACGTCACAATCATGTATGTTAGTAGCAACACTTATCTCCACAGTAGTGTTCGCAGCCGCTTTTACTGTACCTGGTGGTAG
- the LOC113344424 gene encoding uncharacterized protein LOC113344424: MPGTDDEEVDPPFKTLREYMYPTRVSQPLCIVLTSTKAHFEIRTSTIQALPNFYGRENENRYYHIRDFEELCGTVKIKDLTDEYLRLRLFPFSLKDKEKSWLDALPSSSIHTWDAMKKLFLHKFFPRHKTTSLRQSLNSFSQQEGESLYDYLERFHDILLQCPHHGFDSVRLTMILYEGLDHKTMTMVELLCGGNFQEKKTDEGYRFLHEIAEKTQEWDAKEPIRKSVPNKSGVHIVDIKFDSDANIAVMARRIESLEQNQFSSRPFVDHPFDDNVREQANALYQDNHQRFDPYLNTYNPGWSRHPNFSWSKGQYQDQPNSSMSSGFAQKDPSLTESLKLLTQNTLQLSQDMRQFAQFQQNASEFQQTTQRSIKNLEHQLGKLSI, from the coding sequence ATGCCTGGAACTGATGATGAGGAGGTAGACCCTCCTTTTAAGACCTTAAGGGAATATATGTACCCGACTAGGGTGAGCCAACCCTTATGCATTGTTTTGACCTCCACTAAAGCACATTTTGAGATTAGAACTAGTACCATCCAGGCTTTGCCAAACTTCTATGGCAGAGAAAATGAGAACCGCTACTACCACATTAGAGACTTTGAGGAGCTATGTGGTACTGTGAAAATTAAAGACTTGACCGATGAGTATTTGAGATTGAGATTATTCCCATTCTCTTTGAAAGATAAGGAAAAATCGTGGCTTGATGCGTTACCGTCTTCTTCCATCCACACTTGGGATGCGATGAAGAAGttatttttgcacaaatttttTCCTAGGCATAAAACCACATCTTTACGTCAAAGTCTTAATAGTTTCTCGCAGCAAGAAGGAGAATCTCTCTATGATTACTTAGAGAGGTTCCATGATATCTTGTTgcaatgtccgcaccatggatttgattcCGTGAGACTCACTATGATTCTATACGAAGGATTAGATCATAAAACTATGACCATGGTAGAATTATTATGTGGGGGTAATTTTCAGGAAAAGAAAACTGATGAGGGGTATAGATTTTTGCATGAGATAGCTGAAAAAACTCAGGAATGGGACGCTAAGGAACCCATTAGGAAGTCTGTACCTAATAAGAGTGGTGTGCACATAGTTGATATCAAGTTTGACTCTGATGCCAATATTGCTGTTATGGCAAGGCGAATCGAGTCGTTAGAACAGAATCAGTTTAGTTCTAGACCGTTTGTAGACCATCCCTTTGATGATAATGTCagagagcaagccaatgctctctatcaGGACAATCACCAAAGATTTGACCCTTACTTGAACACATATAACCCAGGGTGGTCGAgacaccctaacttttcatggtccaagggTCAATATCAAGACCAACCAAATAGTAGCATGTCATCAGGTTTCGCACAAAAAGATCCTAGTTTGACCGAGAGTCTGAAGTTGTTAACACAGAACACTCTACAACTGAGTCAAGACATGAGGCAATTTGCTCAATTCCAGCAAAATGCCTCTGAATTCCAGCAGACTACCCAAAGGTCGATAAAAAATTTGGAGCATCAATTAGGGAAGCTGTCTATCTAG